One Vanessa atalanta chromosome 8, ilVanAtal1.2, whole genome shotgun sequence genomic window carries:
- the LOC125065830 gene encoding uncharacterized protein LOC125065830 yields the protein MNSDNDVVSSQEARAQLRESFLKAMNELKGEPCKILTYEQSTLEATFSGWKPDSSEILVHDLKTPANIKMSSALLRTPDILAIKFEKSLV from the exons atgAATTCTGACAATGATGTGGTATCATCTCAAGAAGCTAGAGCTCAGTTACGAGAATCATTTCTTAAAGCTATGAATGAGTTAAAAG gaGAGCCATGTAAAATTCTGACATACGAGCAATCCACTCTGGAAGCTACATTCTCTGGATGGAAACCGGACAGTTCAGAAATACTTGTGCATGATTTAAAAACTCCAGCTAACATTAAAATGTCTTCTGCTTTACTCAGAACACCTGATATTTTagcaattaaatttgaaaaatcacttgtataa
- the LOC125065875 gene encoding luc7-like protein 3 isoform X1 produces the protein MAVLAAAQLLDELMGRHRNTNPNEKIKKPNWEDPEYCKYYMVKFCPHDLFVNTRADLGACPKVHDDEVKELFEKAEGSYKKAQYVEEFLRFCRHMISDVERKIQKGKQRLELMNSKPEGPPMTQAQTEKNMEQVKLLSEKISALVREAEEAGTCGNVEQAQGLMKLCDRLKEEKETLLKQQENSHWSMTAELAAAQEKQMEVCPVCGAFLIVGDAQQRIDDHLSGKQHVGYFKLRQAYEEMNEAREKEQQEKERRRREERDRERNIRGGGLGSDRRDRERMERDRERDRDRDKDRDKDKDKERERHRSNRDERPGRHEERDRERERDRERERDREKDRERERDKERERDRDKDRDRDRDRKHRRERSEKFTRASPPAFSRASLANH, from the exons ATGGCAGTGTTAGCAGCGGCACAACTGCTTGACGAGTTAATGGGAAGACATCGAAACACTAATcccaatgaaaaaattaaaaaaccaaaCTGGGAAGATCCTGAA tattgtaaatattatatggttaAGTTCTGTCCTcatgatttatttgtaaatacacgGGCAGACCTTGGTGCTTGTCCAAAAGTACATGACGATGAAGTCAAAGAACTGTTTGAAAAGGCAGAAGGGTCTTATAAGAAAGCTCAATATGTTGAAGAGTTCCTGCGATTTTGCCGTCACATGATCAGTGATGTTGaaa gAAAAATTCAAAAAGGTAAACAAAGATTGGAACTGATGAATTCAAAACCTGAAGGACCACCTATGACACAGGCTCAAACAGAAAAAAACATGGAGCAG GTAAAACTTTTGTCAGAAAAGATTAGTGCTTTAGTCAGAGAAGCAGAGGAAGCAGGTACCTGTGGGAATGTAGAACAAGCTCAAGGTCTAATGAAGCTGTGTGACAGAttgaaagaagaaaaagaaacgCTTCTAAAACAACAAGAAAATAg CCACTGGTCAATGACAGCAGAATTAGCAGCAGCTCAAGAGAAGCAGATGGAAGTGTGTCCTGTGTGTGGAGCATTTCTTATTGTGGGTGATGCACAGCAGAGAATAGATGACCATCTTTCGGGAAAACAACATGTtgg ATACTTCAAATTGCGTCAAGCTTATGAAGAAATGAATGAAGCTCGTGAGAAAGAACAACAAGAAAAGGAGAGAAGACGTCGCGAAGAAAGAGATAGGGAGCGTAATATTCGTGGTGGCGGTTTGGGATCTGATAGACGTGATCGCGAAAGAATGGAGAGAGACCGCGAGCGTGACAGAGATAGAGACAAGGATCGTGACAAGGACAAGGATAAGGAAAGAGAGCGTCATAG ATCAAATCGAGATGAACGTCCTGGACGTCATGAAGAACGTGATCGTGAACGCGAACGGGACCGAGAGCGCGAGCGCGACCGAGAGAAGGACAGGGAACGGGAGCGTGACAAGGAACGAGAACGTGATCGCGACAAGGATCGCGACCGGGACCGGGATAGGAAACACCGTAGGGAGAGAAGTGA AAAATTCACACGAGCGTCCCCGCCGGCGTTCTCGCGAGCGTCACTAGCGAATCACTGA
- the LOC125065875 gene encoding luc7-like protein 3 isoform X2 codes for MAVLAAAQLLDELMGRHRNTNPNEKIKKPNWEDPEYCKYYMVKFCPHDLFVNTRADLGACPKVHDDEVKELFEKAEGSYKKAQYVEEFLRFCRHMISDVERKIQKGKQRLELMNSKPEGPPMTQAQTEKNMEQVKLLSEKISALVREAEEAGTCGNVEQAQGLMKLCDRLKEEKETLLKQQENSHWSMTAELAAAQEKQMEVCPVCGAFLIVGDAQQRIDDHLSGKQHVGYFKLRQAYEEMNEAREKEQQEKERRRREERDRERNIRGGGLGSDRRDRERMERDRERDRDRDKDRDKDKDKERERHRSNRDERPGRHEERDRERERDRERERDREKDRERERDKERERDRDKDRDRDRDRKHRRERKNSHERPRRRSRERH; via the exons ATGGCAGTGTTAGCAGCGGCACAACTGCTTGACGAGTTAATGGGAAGACATCGAAACACTAATcccaatgaaaaaattaaaaaaccaaaCTGGGAAGATCCTGAA tattgtaaatattatatggttaAGTTCTGTCCTcatgatttatttgtaaatacacgGGCAGACCTTGGTGCTTGTCCAAAAGTACATGACGATGAAGTCAAAGAACTGTTTGAAAAGGCAGAAGGGTCTTATAAGAAAGCTCAATATGTTGAAGAGTTCCTGCGATTTTGCCGTCACATGATCAGTGATGTTGaaa gAAAAATTCAAAAAGGTAAACAAAGATTGGAACTGATGAATTCAAAACCTGAAGGACCACCTATGACACAGGCTCAAACAGAAAAAAACATGGAGCAG GTAAAACTTTTGTCAGAAAAGATTAGTGCTTTAGTCAGAGAAGCAGAGGAAGCAGGTACCTGTGGGAATGTAGAACAAGCTCAAGGTCTAATGAAGCTGTGTGACAGAttgaaagaagaaaaagaaacgCTTCTAAAACAACAAGAAAATAg CCACTGGTCAATGACAGCAGAATTAGCAGCAGCTCAAGAGAAGCAGATGGAAGTGTGTCCTGTGTGTGGAGCATTTCTTATTGTGGGTGATGCACAGCAGAGAATAGATGACCATCTTTCGGGAAAACAACATGTtgg ATACTTCAAATTGCGTCAAGCTTATGAAGAAATGAATGAAGCTCGTGAGAAAGAACAACAAGAAAAGGAGAGAAGACGTCGCGAAGAAAGAGATAGGGAGCGTAATATTCGTGGTGGCGGTTTGGGATCTGATAGACGTGATCGCGAAAGAATGGAGAGAGACCGCGAGCGTGACAGAGATAGAGACAAGGATCGTGACAAGGACAAGGATAAGGAAAGAGAGCGTCATAG ATCAAATCGAGATGAACGTCCTGGACGTCATGAAGAACGTGATCGTGAACGCGAACGGGACCGAGAGCGCGAGCGCGACCGAGAGAAGGACAGGGAACGGGAGCGTGACAAGGAACGAGAACGTGATCGCGACAAGGATCGCGACCGGGACCGGGATAGGAAACACCGTAGGGAGAGAA AAAATTCACACGAGCGTCCCCGCCGGCGTTCTCGCGAGCGTCACTAG
- the LOC125065731 gene encoding charged multivesicular body protein 6-A, which yields MGGLFSKSKKPVSRVTEQDKAILQLKQQRDKLKQYQKKIELNLEKDRLLAKKLLAEDKRDRAKSLLKKKRYQENLLHNADIQLEKLEQLTHDLEFTQIEVQVLDGLKTGNEALKKVHDILNIDDIEKILDETREGIEKQREIDELISGQLTEEDNEAIDAELEAILDVKDELPEVPTDKLPDVVEEKEPERPQRTKSSTKKIAVEA from the exons ATGGGTGGGCTATTTAGTAAAAGTAAGAAACCCGTCAGTAGAGTCACTGAACAAGATAAAGCAATCTTACAATTGAAGCAACAAAGAGATAagttaaaacaatatcaaaagaaaattgaattaaatttagagAAAGATCGGCTTTTGGCTAAAAAATTATTGGCCGAAGATAAGCGCGACAGAGCGAAGTCACTACTTAAAAAGAAGAGATATCAAGAAAATTTACTACATAATGCTGATATTCAGTTAGAAAAATTAGAACAACTTACGCATGATCTAGAATTTACTCAAATTGAAGTACAG GTTCTGGATGGTTTAAAGACTGGAAACGAAGCTCTGAAAAAAGTTCATGATATTCTTAACATTGATGATATAGAAAAGATTTTGGACGAAACAAGAGAGGGTATAGAAAAACAAAGAGAAATAGATGAACTAATTTCTGGTCAATTAACTGAAGAGGATAATGAAGCCATTGATGCGGAGCTCGAAGCAATACTTGATGTGAAGGATGAGTTGCCTGAAGTGCCTACAGATAAATTGCCTGATGTAGTTGAAGAGAAGGAACCTGAGAGACCTCAAAGAACAAAATCTAGCACGAAGAAGATTGCTGTTGAGGCCTGA